One Oncorhynchus keta strain PuntledgeMale-10-30-2019 chromosome 23, Oket_V2, whole genome shotgun sequence DNA segment encodes these proteins:
- the LOC118377713 gene encoding ras-related protein Rab-12 gives MASRYEIQRRAGGGSANASPALGAQSRRRKMPPRPADYKLQIIIIGSRGVGKTSLMERFTDDTFCEACKSTVGVDFKIKTVELRGKKIRLQIWDTAGQERFNSITSAYYRGAKGIVLVYDITKQETFDDLPKWMKMIDKYASEEAELLLVGNKLDCETDRIITKQTAERFTSRISGMRFCEASAKDNFNVDECFLKLVDDILAKMPLEIPNRKLSNSILSLQPEPEVPPELNPPRMHCC, from the exons ATGGCTTCACGGTATGAAATCCAACGGAGGGCCGGTGGTGGATCAGCGAACGCTTCCCCGGCTCTGGGGGCACAGTCTCGCCGCAGGAAGATGCCGCCCAGACCCGCCGATTATAAACTTCAGATCATTATCATCGGTTCCCGTGGAGTAGGCAAAACCAGTCTAATGGAGAGGTTTACCGACGACACCTTCTGTGAAGCATGTAAATCAACCGTCG GAGTAGATTTTAAGATCAAGACGGTGGAGCTGAGAGGGAAGAAGATCAGGTTGCAGATCTG GGATACAGCTGGTCAGGAGAGGTTCAACAGTATAACCTCAGCCTACTACCGTGGTGCCAAAGGCATAGTactggtctatgacatcaccaagCAGGAAACGTTTGACGACCTTCCCAAGTGGATGAAGATGATCGACAAG TATGCTTCAGAAGAGGCAGAGCTGCTGCTGGTGGGGAACAAGCTGGACTGTGAGACGGACCGCATCATCACTAAACAGACTGCGGAGAGG TTTACCTCCAGGATATCTGGGATGCGTTTCTGCGAGGCTAGTGCCAAGGATAACTTTAACGTGGACGAGTGCTTTCTGAAACTAGTGGACGACATTCTAGCAAAG ATGCCTCTAGAGATTCCCAACAGGAAGCTCTCCAACAGCATCCTGTCTCTGCAGCCTGAACCAGAAGTGCCTCCCGAGCTCAACCCGCCACGCATGCACTGTTGCTGA
- the LOC127910866 gene encoding translation initiation factor IF-2-like, whose protein sequence is MLPPMKWLGLTDRPRERLGLTDRPRERLGLTDRPSERLGLTDRPSERLGLTDRPSERLGLTDRPSERLGLTDRPSERLGLTDRPSERLGLTDRPSERLGLTDRPSERLGLTDRPSERLGLTDRPSERLGLTDRPSERLGLTDRPSERLGLTDRPSERLGLTDRPSERLGLTDRPSERLGLTDRPSERLGLTDRPSERLGLTDRPSERLGLTDRPSERLGLTDRPSERLGLTDRPSERLGLTDRPSERLGLTDRPSERLGLTDRPSERLGLTDRPSERLGLTDRPSERLGLTDRPSERLGLTDRPSERLGLTDRPREKS, encoded by the exons ATGTTGCCTCCCATGAAGTGGTTAGGGCTGACAGACAGGCCAAGAGAGAGGTTAGGGCTGACAGACAGGCCAAGAGAGAGGTTAGGGCTGACAGACAGGCCAAGCGAGAGGTTAGGGCTGACAGACAGGCCAAGCGAGAGGTTAGGGCTGACAGACAGGCCAAGCGAGAG GTTAGGGCTGACAGACAGGCCAAGCGAGAGGTTAGGGCTGACAGACAGGCCAAGCGAGAGGTTAGGGCTGACAGACAGGCCAAGCGAGAGGTTAGGGCTGACAGACAGGCCAAGCGAGAGGTTAGGGCTGACAGACAGGCCAAGCGAGAGGTTAGGGCTGACAGACAGGCCAAGCGAGAGGTTAGGGCTGACAGACAGGCCAAGCGAGAGGTTAGGGCTGACAGACAGGCCAAGCGAGAGGTTAGGGCTGACAGACAGGCCAAGCGAGAGGTTAGGGCTGACAGACAGGCCAAGCGAGAGGTTAGGGCTGACAGACAGGCCAAGCGAGAGGTTAGGGCTGACAGACAGGCCAAGCGAGAGGTTAGGGCTGACAGACAGGCCAAGCGAGAG GTTAGGGCTGACAGACAGGCCAAGCGAGAG GTTAGGGCTGACAGACAGGCCAAGCGAGAGGTTAGGGCTGACAGACAGGCCAAGCGAGAGGTTAGGGCTGACAGACAGGCCAAGCGAGAGGTTAGGGCTGACAGACAGGCCAAGCGAGAGGTTAGGGCTGACAGACAGGCCAAGCGAGAGGTTAGGGCTGACAGACAGGCCAAGCGAGAGGTTAGGGCTGACAGACAGGCCAAGCGAGAGGTTAGGGCTGACAGACAGGCCAAGCGAGAGGTTAGGGCTGACAGACAGGCCAAGCGAGAGGTTAGGGCTGACAGACAGGCCAAGCGAGAGGTTAGGGCTGACAGACAGGCCAAGCGAGAG GCTAGGGCTGACAGATAGGCCAAGAGAGAAAAGTTAA